The following coding sequences are from one Culex quinquefasciatus strain JHB chromosome 1, VPISU_Cqui_1.0_pri_paternal, whole genome shotgun sequence window:
- the LOC6049896 gene encoding uncharacterized protein LOC6049896: MPTRPNVCRLRDRKPLQNGTRWFSACGICSTHCAVISKGIGVGPRKPGLHPYATFSSNSVFLCFYNRSYKTPPRSGKSPKGFFNCYTPSSGTVSPPYQTSLHRPLPAKNTSARIPHSTPGQHQVRLSTSPPAHHRRVVYPVRQLHALPRPEEPGGQNTDLLKCVAIELKLTSDRNQVV, translated from the exons ATGCCGACTCGTCCAAACGTTTGCCGCTTAAGGGATCGAAAGCCGCTACAAAACGGTACCCGCTGGTTCTCGGCATGTGGGATCTGCTCTACACACTGTGCGGTCATCTCGAAGGGCATCGGCGTCGGTCCACGTAAACCCGGCCTCCACCCGTACGCAACCTTCAGCAGCAACTCCGTCTTCCTGTGCTTCTACAATCGCAGCTACAAAACCCCGCCGAGAAGTGGAAAATCGCCAAAAGGTTTTTTCAACTGCTATACGCCTTCTTCCGGAACTGTATCCCCTCCCTATCAGACTTCCCTTCACCGACCATTGCCCGCGAAGAATACTTCCGCCCGGATTCCACATTCTACTCCAGGTCAACACCAAGTCCGACTTTCTACGTCTCCTCCTGCACATCATCGACGAGTCGTCTACCCCGTTCGACAGCTACACGCCCTTCCCAGGCCGGAAGAACCTGGAGGCCA GAATACGGACTTGCTAAAGTGCGTCGCAATCGAGTTGAAGCTAACCTCCGACAGAAATCAG GTCGTCTAG
- the LOC119765194 gene encoding uncharacterized protein LOC119765194, producing the protein MFNRSEEISICRLLYVFFSKYSSTNGRDVRNVRPRGPQNCVDQIHTESKPLLDVTHQPLKDGHNRLHVALAKISSSTCIIDWKYIFCSLSVVIDGSYASCRMQLHSVGVSAKLQQSNVIVTV; encoded by the exons ATGTTCAACCGAAGCGAGGAAATCTCCATCTGCAGACTCTTGTACGTGTTCTTTTCCAAGTACTCATCCACCAACGGTCGCGACGTCCGCAACGTCCGCCCGCGAGGGCCCCAAAATTGCGTTGATCAAATCCACACAGAATCGAAACCACTCCTCGACGTCACCCACCAACCGCTCAAAGATGGCCATAATCGTCTTCACGTTGCCCTCGCCAAG ATCTCCAGCAGCACCTGCATCATCGACTGGAAGTACATCTTCTGCAGCTTGTCCGTCGTCATCGACGGATCGTACGCCAGCTGCCGGATGCAGTTGCACAGCGTCGGCGTGTCCGCAAAGCTGCAACAGAGCAACGTTATTGTAACAGTTTAG
- the LOC119765556 gene encoding uncharacterized protein LOC119765556 isoform X1 has protein sequence MTTINNRTGNAKFGDDKALDLIARILDEYRNESAFFRGNWGPGFLPGIWIGGRFAATDLQQQQQNHRHRWCRCCPAAARQVNRRQEAGREGGCQDEVLLDDHKEEDQLVPQTDRKRNVR, from the exons ATGACGACCATAAATAATCGGACAGGAAACGCAAAGTTCGGTGACGACAAAGCGTTGGACTTGATTGCGCGAATTCTAGATGAGTATCGG AATGAATCAGCTTTTTTCCGGGGGAATTGGGGGCCGGGATTCCTTCCGGGGATCTGGATCGGCGGTCGGTTCGCGGCCACTgatctacaacaacaacaacaaaatcacCGTCACCGA TGGTGCCGGTGTTGTCCGGCTGCCGCACGACAAGTAAATCGACGGCAAGAAGCTGGTCGCGAAGGTGGATGCCAAGACGAGGTCCTGCTCGATGACCACAAGGAGGAGGATCAATTGGTGCCTCAGACGGACCGGAAACGAAATGTTCGGTGA
- the LOC119765556 gene encoding uncharacterized protein LOC119765556 isoform X2: MSIGMNQLFSGGIGGRDSFRGSGSAVGSRPLIYNNNNKITVTDGAGVVRLPHDK, encoded by the exons ATGAGTATCGG AATGAATCAGCTTTTTTCCGGGGGAATTGGGGGCCGGGATTCCTTCCGGGGATCTGGATCGGCGGTCGGTTCGCGGCCACTgatctacaacaacaacaacaaaatcacCGTCACCGA TGGTGCCGGTGTTGTCCGGCTGCCGCACGACAAGTAA